The Plasmodium yoelii strain 17X genome assembly, chromosome: 14 DNA segment ttcatcatcattttttacttCACTTGAAAATcttattcctttttttttttttttaattttattggtctctttatttgttatattatcAAAGGTCTCTTCCTTTATaacaatttcatttttttccacTAAACTACAATTATCATGTAATGGATTAAATTCAATAGAtgatttatttgaaaaatttgtGACATCAGTATCGTCTTTTGAATAACTTTTAGGTATATATTCCccattttcaaaaataaaaaaacttcCAGAATTACTATTTGAGTTCATTGAATTATCATACATTTCAGACTGGTTTAAAGACAAAGATCTATTAAATTTACTTACTCTTTTTTTTAGTGtctcattttctttttcgttATCATTTTGATCTATGTGAAAATTATGATGATTATCATCTCCAAATTTGTCAATTATATTCCCTAAAGCTTTTCGAATGTCAGAGCTTGATGAAagtattgttttttttctattaacGATTGTATATTTTCTTAAGGGGTTTTTATAAAAAGAGGCATTGCTTTCACATGCTGATATATAAGTAAATGCTGGTGATagaaaattacaaaaaagtCCACATATTAAgcttatataattaaatgcatttgaaaataatataccaTTTGAAAATAACCATGCTAATAAAAATGGAGCGATacaagcaaaaaaaaatgctacaTCATCTGAACATATGTCTAAATTCATTAAATCATAACGCATCGATATAGAGCCAGTGATAACTTTAGGGGCAACAGCAactaaattaaaaatatataaaactgatgtattaatatttttaaaagaattatttaaacaaaatattataccaaaaataaaataaaaaatgctgCTAAATATAACTGTAAACCATATAGATTTAGATACATTAACATCATCCGTTATTTCATTTCCCCATGATGGTATATTACTAACAAATCCATATGAATCAATAAAATTTGCGAATGTTTTTCCCATACAATATGTTTTTATTCCTTCTATTTTACTAATCATAAagtataatttttcaaaGAATGTTTTATTCTGTATTTCCTTTTCCTTATTTTTGTTGTCGTTtgcattattttcatttttagaaaagttgttatatttatttgttaaattatttttataattattataatattcttcTTCAATAAAATTTTCTGAGTTCGTATTAAATTGTTTGATTTTTTCTGAGTTTGGAGCGTTGGAATTGTTgatataaaattcattatatattttatatacataataaaaatataaaatgttgatacttttattaatttttaaattcttaGAACAACTTAACGCTGTGAggaaaaaaatgctatttcgaaaaatataagttttttttttatatagatGGTTTAACCGCATAAATGAACAGAAAAATGGAGTgttttttgaatataaaatattatttttttcgttgaAATTGTTTAAAATCTTACTATTGTTATTGCTCTTCGCGCTTacatttttatctatattattattccattCATATAAGCCATTTGAAAAGGtgtttttttcaattttgttTGAAATTAGACACTCACTAGAAACTGTGTTTTTGCATAACAgtagtatttttttaaaatggtttaattcattatatgagcgatagttttttattaaatctgGTTCTATGTGGACTCTActtaatattaaattgttatgcatatttatgCTTTTAATTGGTGTTGGACTGTCATTATAATTATGTGAAAGTAAATAAATTGTTGAAGAAAtggataaatataaaaaagaactcataaatatcataaaaacAACATATTGATAGTTTATCGTTTCTTCTAATCCTTTTGACGAAAgatgtatacatattattgCGTTAATTATATAACCTATAGTAAATccacatataaatattgtttcATAATTTCCTGTATTAGAGTAGTAGTAACCATTAAACATAGCATCTAAAAAAGATAAGgagcattttttaatttgtatttgaggatatatttcaaataatatagtatacccaaatattttaataatgaaTATGTCAATTATTTTCGATATAACAAGTATTCCACAAATATTGTTGCATATATTCCctaaatgatataaaaaggaaacaaatttatatttttcattcgacataaaatattttataactgCACTATATTCAATTCTTTGCTcaaaatttttgttttttggtATAATAGTCATCGCTCTTAAAATCATTAAACTGCAAAAAGCAGCAACTGAGCATACAAACAGATTTCCGAAAATTACTGGAATCCATCCTACTTCATCAATTAAACTTGGAATGTCAAATAAGCCTACAGACAAATtacaaacaaattattactaggtaatatatatatataatagagtTTAAGTGATGAACacattttcatataaattatttttcttttaaatatacCTGATCCTATACTttgattaaataaatatatgaatgaAGCAAACGGTCCAATTGTTTTGGCATACTTCCATGTAATTGTACGAAACCGTTTCCGGCTTCTTAcaaaattttgtttattatttgttttattgaaattaaaaagtGATATATTAGATAGCCATTTTGCgctcatttttattaaaataataaatcaaaaaatcACAATATAATGTGtgaaataaagtttaaactTAAACAAACGCaaatattaatcattatGGAAAAGGCAGAATGTGTAAATATACATTTTGCTTGAATATGATGAAACAATGTTCTTCAAATgaacacacatatatatatacaaatgcaaataaaataaatgatataaaatgaaaaataagaTATTTATGgtaaaatattgaaaaaaatatttatattataatttggtgatttatatatgtatagaattgcagcaaaaaaaaaaaaaaaactaacaCATGTTTGAATTTATCTTCTTTTGAAAATTCTACATTCAATGCTGTATATGAATAAACAGAAATGTGTGTTTTATACTATAGgtgtaattttatttaaaaaatattagttataattaaacacaccatataaatattttaaaaactagtgaaaaaaaatattacaaatttatcctttatgaaaatatattatatatataattattgatttgtaaatatttataaaatggaaaattagAGCAAATATGATCAGCGAAGGTTACTCATAATATTTTCCTCATGTAAACGTTTTTACTTTTTACACATGCTCGataaaacgaaaaaaaaaaaaaaataattttaatattttttttaagaaaaataccttactttattataaaaaaaaaataataataataatttttctacaataaaataattcaaaaatttaaatgtagaaaattccaattttaaatattatatagatatgaaatattaaacaatttagagttattaaaattaaatgaacTTTTAAGTTTCAAtgcacacacacacatatacaaaaaaataaaagaactTTATGAAGATGAAATTTTCGTTGTAAGCGAAAATTATAGTTCTATTTATATCTGTTTCTATTTTAAAAGATgatttatgataaaaaaaatatatatattataatttattgaattattatttaaaattaaattgtATGTTTCATGATTTAATTGTGTTTGTTGGAAAACaataacataatttttacccatttattattttttttttagtttatttttttttaaaggaaaaaaaaatatatactttaatATCATCATCGTTGTCATGTGGTGATATACTCGTTTAATGTTAGACATCACATTCTTGAAATagctatatattataacaggtatatatttgtatataatatatattgttaaaTACAACtataatatgaacaaaattataaagttTTTACGTAAGTTTGTTTTAACAATTTGGATGAAAGATACTGATATAATATGccgaaaaaaaatacattggAAATATTGTAGATTATAGAATATGatgaaataaacaaaatttgtatatttaagaggttattttataaatttatggtCTTGTAAATTTATTCTATTTAAAAACTAATAAAAAggtcaatatatatatagtatatgtttttatttttatttttatttttcattcttTTAATTAAACactttttgtataaaaataataatttaaaaaatatttgtccttttttttaacttttttaagataacaaaaaaaaattatattaccaCTGTTTgattaatacatatatgtttGAATTGTTTTACGATGCCGAATAAAccgtattatatatatatgttaaaacatttattttttctaaatatgcAAAGATATAgtaattaataaatgaaataatttaaataccattaaataaatacattaattggaatataaaatttgctatcctgtatttataaatattaataatacattataactgtttgttaataaaaaaaaatatatataatttaaattttttttgaaaatgtcGTTTATGCTTCAGCATTTAAATAGTGGTTGGGCAGTTGATCAAGCTATAGTAAACGAAGATGAACGATTAGTTTGTATTCGTTTTGGTCATGATTACGATCCTGATTGTATGAAAATGGATGAATTACTATATAAAGTAGctgatgatataaaaaatttttgtgttatatatttggTGGATATTACCGAAGTTCCTGATTTTAATACAATGTATGAATTGTATGATCCAGTTTCtgttatgtttttttatagaaaTAAACACATGATGATAGATTTAGGTAcaggtaataataataaaattaattggCCTATGAATAATAAACAAGAATTTATTGATATTGTTGAAACCATATTCAGAGGTGCAAGAAAAGGAAGAGGTTTAGTCATATCACCAAAGGATTATTCAactaaatataaatattaaatttaaaaaaaaaaaatattattatgaaatGTCTAAAGAAaaattcaataaaaataatatatatattttttaagtatatgttattatagtatatttcttatgatataataatagttataaatatgttgaaGACAACAATTTGAAgctataaaattttatattattattacccatcattttttttaaagtatacgtatataataatttttttatttattttgaatgTTAAGAATATTTTCCATATTATGGGGAATATATTCGTAACATTTTATTTGTGCTTATATTACAAAACAAAAATGAATTAGTCATaaacttaatttttttttttttttttaatattataaaacatCGTATtagttaaattatttattaaaacaattttaatataacaaTGAATAATTATTTCGACATATATATGAGTTTTTTTGTTCTTAAATCTTTTGtctaaatatatgtatattgaTATTGGTATAGACaaagataaaaaaactatatagcACATATATCATATGGGCAAACGAATTGCCTATAACCCTCGAAAGGATTCCGTATTTACGTATGTAAAACATggcaaataaatattttatataccgAAAAAAAGCAGTTCGGTTTGTTTTgccataattttaatttagtaaatacataattttatataactaaaacaaatataaaataaaatgtgaaaataaacaaatgcATATAAGcacacataaaaaataaacagaTAAACATGTAAAAgggtaatatatatacaacgCAAATGagtaaatataacaatagcAAATGTTGGTAAgattaaaagaaaattgtAAAAAGGAAGAgtgttataaaaattataacgCAATATTCATTACACATCCATAAATACGGTATATTATGATGAAATCGAAacgaatataaaatataaaagataaaacATCGCtgattcatataaaaaattaatttatgtaaatatataaacaaaagttaataaattataaacatatatttcatactttttatattaaaaaaatatgatatatgtTCCAAAGGTATATGTTTAAAATAAACacatgaaaaagaaaatagtaCTGAATTAATAAAAGGTAAACATGACGAATatgaatatgaatatatatatatatattaaataatttgaatgGAAAATTTAACCtatatatccatattttatttttaaattttattcacCATAATGTCATCAAAAATACTAAGGCTTGTAGGCAAAACTACTCCAATAATTTCAAACGGAATTTATAAAGTTTCATGTTGTGGGTATATGGgtgtacatatttatttaagggcatatgaaataattatatgattTTGCAATGCTTCATTTTTACAATATTCGTCATATATACATTTCCAGATTTTATAGATAGTTCCATTTTGACgatttcattaatttttggTGAAAAAGTAAAAGGATGCAATTTCAAAAAGAAGATCTTTATTCACATTTATGTTGTAACGTATATACGACTTATTTATCTTAATAacttcataaaaaataatacatgaATTGTGATATTCCtccataatatttttttttgataataccGAACTTGGATATATACTAACAACCtgatttaatttaattattttaagcTCGGTTTTATTAATTGGTAAAGCAGCATTAGTAAAAAAACCGcttattatacattttttgatattagaTATAGAATCGTGTTTTTCTATTCCACATGAAGTTATTGGTAAATCGAGTTTTTCACATATACTAATTAGCTGTGTTTTTATAtcctttattttaataagtGTATGATATTGTAAAAAGTGATCATAGCAATACGAAGTAGagaaattattttcttcacattgtttaaaaatatttaaaaacataaaaaaatcacCACCACCttctataataaaaaattttttaacattatcTGCTTCTTTTTCCTTTCctttttgaatataaaaaatactattaGCATGAGTTAACATGGATGTAATACTTAATATTTCATCAacacaattatatttttccgATGCTGATAAAATCATTTTACTCGATTTTACATCTGTTGGGAATTCAGCCATTTTTCTTCCAGTTTTTGTTAAATTTCCTTCATTATTTAATGCACCCAATGAATAGAGAAGCTCAAGTCCTTTTATTATAACAACCGGAGACGGTGGAtctaaaaaatcaaaattaataatatcatcCATTCCTaaactttttaataataatatcataCTACTAATTTCACAGCGTTGAATTTCTGGAATAGAATTATCACTTAAATCAATAAAagatttttttgtaaataatcTAAAGCATTTTCCATCTTGTTTTCTACCAGCTCTACCAGCTCTTTGATTAACAGATGCTTTAGAACATGGTAAAGTGACTAAAGATTCGATACCCGAATTAgggttatatattttttgtttacacAATCCTGAATctataacatatattatattatctatAGTAATACTAGTTTCACATATATTTGTTGAAAGTATAATTTTTCTTCGTATATTATTTGTAGCtaatttaacattttcattattacttttttttttattattatttgaaatTGTGCTTAacttattttcttcattttttttatattcattatcgATAGTTTTCTTATCGTCACTTTTGTCACTTTTATCATCGttgtcattattttcattttgtataTCATCCTCATTTCCGATATCTTCAAATATACGTGATTGACATTCAGCAGGTAAAGAAGAATAAATAGGTAATATAATCATGCTCCGAAATTTCGGAGCtaattcatttaatttaCTTTCAAGTTCTTGTTGAACTAATTCAATTTCAAATTGACCAGGTAAAAAAACTAATATGTCACCTTTTCCTTGTGTTATATGAATTTGTAATATAGTTATAACAATAGCAGATAAATAATTACTTTCATTATTAATAgtataataaatatcaacattatattttcttcctGGTACATAAAATATTGGTGCACAATTAAAATAGGAAGAAATCTTTTCAGCATCTAACGTTGCTGATGATATGACAattcttatattttctttaaaattacatatatctttaattatTGGTAATATAACATCTGTATGTAATGCTCTTTCATGAGCTTCATCAACAATTAAAACTGATATACCGTCTAAAGTTggattatataataataagcGTAAAAACATACCATCtgtcatatatataacttttgTATTTTCActtgttttattttgaaaCCTTATAACATAACCAACTTCTTTCCCTACTTTTACATTCATTTCATCAGCTACTCTATTTGCTATAGCTATACAAGCTATTCTTCTTGGTTGTGTACATATTATATTCCCATATAAGT contains these protein-coding regions:
- a CDS encoding ATP-dependent RNA helicase Cdc28, producing MNEKGDINKRALDIKGNEESIKKIKTGDDEKEYEKKNSNDAESKIDSSYSLYLEYQKGRNKNLKDNLEYIELLKKNARRKYLKEREKEKLDITKKLLDDELLYSAIKLDEKDIKELEFSKKIYNISKENVKLREKLQESYYTYQEDIDEKYNDIIGNILQQNDNNNNADPSLYNYDQQIINKGIMKFGSEAIQKKNFTTDFVFDNDIDYAKDTNREIIKDKDKEKDKNRDKHKSKDKERYKERDKKSEKKKYKEKHGEKYYNKHQVKSDKYKKYSSSDDSNSSNSEKISKSKKNKTEIEKEKKNKKENIKRGESGDEHKLSEIKTSLNDAVEFVHLDSLSGMSEKEKELQKLFEDIQKNKEKKMKQIINERKRLPIYSYRYDILKAIKNNKILILVGETGSGKSTQLTQYLYECKYHLYGNIICTQPRRIACIAIANRVADEMNVKVGKEVGYVIRFQNKTSENTKVIYMTDGMFLRLLLYNPTLDGISVLIVDEAHERALHTDVILPIIKDICNFKENIRIVISSATLDAEKISSYFNCAPIFYVPGRKYNVDIYYTINNESNYLSAIVITILQIHITQGKGDILVFLPGQFEIELVQQELESKLNELAPKFRSMIILPIYSSLPAECQSRIFEDIGNEDDIQNENNDNDDKSDKSDDKKTIDNEYKKNEENKLSTISNNNKKKSNNENVKLATNNIRRKIILSTNICETSITIDNIIYVIDSGLCKQKIYNPNSGIESLVTLPCSKASVNQRAGRAGRKQDGKCFRLFTKKSFIDLSDNSIPEIQRCEISSMILLLKSLGMDDIINFDFLDPPSPVVIIKGLELLYSLGALNNEGNLTKTGRKMAEFPTDVKSSKMILSASEKYNCVDEILSITSMLTHANSIFYIQKGKEKEADNVKKFFIIEGGGDFFMFLNIFKQCEENNFSTSYCYDHFLQYHTLIKIKDIKTQLISICEKLDLPITSCGIEKHDSISNIKKCIISGFFTNAALPINKTELKIIKLNQVVSIYPSSVLSKKNIMEEYHNSCIIFYEVIKINKSYIRYNINVNKDLLFEIASFYFFTKN